The Frondihabitans australicus genome includes a region encoding these proteins:
- a CDS encoding FtsK/SpoIIIE domain-containing protein, producing MRLNLSAPRPDDTASAHDVVLDAEPSVTVGELAAALGLPAQAIVPGADPDSEVASTGVLSGVRLPLASLSELPPGTVRLEIVGGPFGGDVVALPAGAEISVGSGPDALLQIVDPALEPLHASVAVSRDNANPAARPSLTIEPASADAVVLVNGSRVDGAATVTPDDVVQLGASLVRIGTQPRRDADVSPEGLGRVAYNRSSRIQPSHERPSVRMPGDRPTAAERSPLPWLSALLPVVIGVAMAFAFKQPIMLLMAAASPVMVIGNNVTSRRTAARSGRRTVAKWKTEIAEAKTRLAEVADEQRVRSWAQDPGPVALADTALTPTARLWERRAAEPDALRVRIGVGSVPLDVSLDGTRTTASDAASLTVSPSPVTVDLASGVVGIAGPRPVATALARSLLIGLATTRSPRDLALVLLCDQAAEADWSFVRWLPHADGSPSALAAIGNTGDTRLARLRELTALLEARQQAAGTRSGVRFDQHVVVLLDQARAYRTLSGMVGLLEHGPALGIHVIAVEDDRSRLPEEAACEILVDPASPLVARLESSAGSSTVPNARVLLDQVTPDRADVVARALAPLVHVGGVGDDNLLPQAVRFVDLAGIDLDDPAPLVARWSYSPRETRAVVGAGADGDFALDLAQDGPHGLVAGTTGAGKSEFLQTFVVSLALANRPDALNFVLVDYKGGSAFADCERLPHTTGLVTNLDGRETERALESLDAELKRREHVLREMGAKDADAAWERDPDQAAARGMARLVLVIDEFAELKTELPDFVTGLVRIARVGRSLGVHLILATQRPSGAITPEMQSNTNLRVALRVTDKADSTDILGSGEAALISTTTPGRGYARRGVGAAPAGFQTARVAGRRPGVVHATASAPAALSRPWRAVGAPVVFPKKQAAQTGPVDHDDTDLRALVAVIQRAADELGVAKNPSPWLLPLPTLLTLDDVTQAVPAGSVVIGLEDVPSDQAQRPLAWSIESGSHLSFVGGARSGRTSTLRSLVAQLAMTFPPADLHLYGVDYGNGGLGPMAGLPHTGALITPLEQGRLPRFVTRLIAEIGRRQGVLARDSFGDISEHRAALADTERAHERLPYIAVALDGWERLASDLGPDDMIGFREQMVRILREGPAVGIRLLVTGDRALINDKVSGFIDTRYVLPLTDREDYRTAGIPIRGLPAEIGPGRVFFGTPLREVQVAMLPGEPTGEGQTATFRAIVAEVAATAAPAPAALRPFRVDVMPTEITSLEAGDLPLAAGSAETGVDIGVGGDALSRHRVDIAAARGFLVVGERRSGRSTTLAAVVAGFAADGQPTVVVSLRDSPLREVATRLGVPVVSDPALSRDALHDVTGPLVAAGGGPIAVVVDDVETLKDQPLETLLLDEKAGFFFVVATHTEEAGGLFRGVFPEAKKARQGVLLSAANAMNGTQTFGAPLPRQLQGKAPAGRAALFWDSSYVEVQVPLP from the coding sequence GTGCGCCTGAACCTCTCCGCTCCGCGACCGGACGACACAGCGTCAGCTCACGACGTCGTGCTCGACGCCGAGCCGTCCGTGACCGTCGGCGAGCTCGCCGCCGCCCTCGGTCTGCCGGCCCAGGCGATCGTGCCGGGCGCCGATCCCGACAGCGAGGTGGCGTCGACCGGCGTCCTCTCGGGAGTCCGCCTGCCGCTCGCGAGCCTGAGCGAGCTGCCGCCGGGCACCGTCCGCCTGGAGATCGTCGGCGGGCCGTTCGGAGGCGACGTCGTGGCGCTCCCCGCGGGCGCCGAGATCTCGGTCGGGTCGGGCCCCGACGCACTCCTGCAGATCGTCGACCCCGCGCTCGAGCCTCTGCACGCCTCCGTCGCGGTGAGCCGCGACAACGCGAACCCGGCAGCGCGGCCGTCTCTGACGATCGAGCCGGCGTCGGCGGACGCCGTGGTCCTGGTCAACGGGTCTCGGGTCGACGGCGCAGCGACCGTCACTCCCGACGACGTCGTGCAGCTCGGGGCGAGCCTCGTGCGCATCGGCACGCAGCCGCGACGCGATGCCGACGTCTCGCCCGAGGGCCTCGGGCGGGTCGCCTACAACCGGTCGTCGCGCATCCAGCCGTCGCACGAGCGTCCGTCCGTCCGCATGCCCGGCGATCGGCCGACCGCCGCCGAGAGGTCGCCCCTGCCCTGGCTCTCCGCCCTTCTCCCCGTGGTGATCGGCGTCGCCATGGCGTTCGCCTTCAAGCAGCCCATCATGCTGCTCATGGCCGCCGCCTCGCCGGTCATGGTGATCGGCAACAACGTCACGAGCCGCCGCACGGCGGCCCGCTCGGGCCGCCGCACCGTCGCGAAGTGGAAGACCGAGATCGCCGAGGCCAAGACGCGTCTGGCCGAGGTCGCGGACGAGCAGCGAGTCCGGTCGTGGGCGCAGGATCCCGGGCCGGTCGCCCTGGCCGACACCGCCCTGACCCCCACGGCTCGCCTCTGGGAACGGCGGGCCGCCGAGCCCGACGCCCTGCGGGTGCGGATCGGAGTCGGGTCGGTGCCGCTCGACGTCTCGCTCGACGGCACGCGCACCACGGCCTCCGATGCGGCGTCGCTCACGGTCTCACCCTCGCCGGTCACGGTCGACCTCGCGTCCGGCGTCGTCGGCATCGCCGGTCCTCGCCCGGTGGCCACGGCGCTGGCGCGTTCGCTCCTGATCGGCCTGGCGACGACGAGGTCGCCGCGCGACCTGGCTCTCGTCCTCCTCTGCGACCAGGCAGCCGAGGCCGACTGGTCGTTCGTGCGCTGGCTGCCGCACGCCGACGGCTCCCCCTCCGCCCTCGCCGCGATCGGCAACACCGGCGACACGCGACTCGCTCGGCTGCGCGAGCTGACGGCCCTGCTCGAGGCCCGGCAGCAGGCCGCTGGCACCCGCAGCGGCGTCCGCTTCGACCAGCACGTCGTCGTCCTGCTCGACCAGGCGCGCGCCTACCGGACGCTTTCCGGCATGGTCGGCCTGCTCGAACACGGCCCTGCGCTCGGGATCCACGTCATCGCGGTCGAGGACGACCGGTCGAGGCTGCCGGAAGAGGCTGCGTGCGAGATCCTCGTCGATCCCGCCTCTCCGCTCGTCGCACGGCTCGAGTCGTCGGCCGGCTCCTCGACCGTGCCGAATGCTCGCGTCCTGCTCGACCAGGTCACCCCGGATCGCGCCGACGTCGTCGCCCGCGCCCTCGCGCCTCTCGTGCACGTCGGCGGCGTGGGCGACGACAACCTGCTGCCCCAGGCCGTCCGCTTCGTCGACCTCGCCGGCATCGATCTCGACGACCCGGCGCCGCTGGTCGCCCGCTGGTCGTACTCGCCGCGCGAGACCCGGGCGGTCGTGGGCGCAGGAGCCGACGGAGACTTCGCCCTCGACCTCGCCCAGGACGGCCCGCACGGCCTCGTCGCCGGCACCACGGGCGCCGGCAAGTCCGAGTTCCTCCAGACCTTCGTCGTCTCGCTGGCTCTCGCGAACCGCCCCGACGCGCTGAACTTCGTGCTCGTCGACTACAAGGGCGGCTCGGCCTTCGCCGACTGCGAGCGGCTGCCCCACACCACGGGCCTCGTCACGAACCTCGACGGGCGCGAGACCGAGCGGGCGCTGGAGTCGCTCGACGCCGAGCTGAAGCGCCGCGAGCACGTCCTCCGCGAGATGGGCGCGAAGGACGCCGACGCCGCGTGGGAGCGCGACCCCGACCAGGCGGCCGCTCGCGGCATGGCCCGACTGGTCCTCGTGATCGACGAGTTCGCCGAGCTCAAGACCGAGCTCCCCGACTTCGTCACCGGTCTCGTCCGCATCGCCCGCGTCGGCCGCTCGCTGGGCGTGCACCTGATCCTGGCGACGCAACGCCCGTCGGGTGCGATCACTCCCGAGATGCAGTCCAACACCAACCTCCGCGTCGCGCTCCGCGTGACCGACAAGGCCGACTCGACGGACATCCTGGGCTCCGGCGAGGCGGCGCTCATCTCGACGACGACGCCGGGGCGCGGGTACGCGCGGCGGGGTGTCGGGGCGGCTCCCGCCGGGTTCCAGACCGCGCGCGTGGCGGGCCGGCGGCCGGGCGTCGTGCACGCGACCGCCTCGGCTCCTGCGGCCCTGAGCCGGCCGTGGCGCGCTGTCGGGGCGCCGGTGGTGTTCCCGAAGAAGCAGGCCGCCCAGACCGGGCCGGTCGACCACGACGACACGGACCTCCGGGCCCTCGTCGCCGTGATCCAGCGGGCGGCCGACGAGCTGGGCGTCGCCAAGAACCCGTCGCCGTGGCTCCTGCCCCTGCCGACGCTGCTCACTCTCGACGACGTCACCCAGGCGGTCCCCGCGGGGTCGGTCGTGATCGGGCTCGAGGACGTCCCGTCCGATCAGGCCCAGCGGCCGCTCGCCTGGAGCATCGAGTCCGGCTCGCACCTGTCGTTCGTCGGCGGCGCCCGCTCGGGGCGGACCTCCACGCTCCGCAGCCTCGTCGCGCAGCTCGCCATGACCTTCCCGCCCGCCGACCTGCACCTGTACGGCGTCGACTACGGCAATGGCGGACTCGGGCCGATGGCCGGCCTGCCCCATACCGGCGCGCTCATCACCCCGCTCGAGCAGGGCAGGCTGCCCCGGTTCGTCACCCGCCTGATCGCCGAGATCGGCCGGCGTCAGGGCGTCCTCGCCCGCGACTCGTTCGGCGACATCTCCGAGCACCGCGCAGCCCTCGCCGACACCGAGCGGGCCCACGAGCGCCTGCCGTACATCGCCGTCGCGCTCGACGGGTGGGAGCGCCTCGCCAGCGATCTCGGACCCGACGACATGATCGGGTTCCGCGAGCAGATGGTCCGCATTCTGCGCGAGGGCCCCGCGGTGGGCATCCGCCTGCTCGTCACGGGCGACCGGGCGCTCATCAACGACAAGGTGTCGGGCTTCATCGACACGCGCTACGTGCTGCCGCTGACCGATCGCGAGGACTACCGGACGGCGGGCATCCCGATCCGCGGGCTCCCCGCCGAGATCGGGCCGGGGCGGGTGTTCTTCGGCACACCCCTGCGGGAGGTGCAGGTGGCCATGCTGCCGGGCGAGCCGACGGGCGAGGGGCAGACGGCGACGTTCCGCGCGATCGTGGCGGAGGTCGCCGCGACCGCGGCACCGGCTCCTGCGGCCCTTCGGCCGTTCCGCGTCGACGTGATGCCGACCGAGATCACCTCGCTCGAGGCGGGGGACCTGCCCTTGGCCGCAGGATCAGCCGAAACCGGCGTCGACATCGGCGTCGGCGGCGACGCCCTTTCCCGGCACCGCGTCGACATCGCCGCCGCACGAGGGTTCCTCGTCGTCGGAGAACGTCGCTCGGGCCGCTCGACCACCCTGGCCGCCGTGGTCGCCGGGTTCGCCGCCGACGGGCAGCCCACCGTGGTGGTGTCGCTGCGGGACTCGCCGCTGCGGGAGGTCGCGACGAGACTCGGGGTGCCCGTGGTGTCGGATCCTGCGCTCTCGCGCGACGCGCTCCACGACGTCACGGGGCCTCTGGTCGCCGCCGGGGGCGGACCGATCGCCGTGGTCGTCGACGACGTCGAGACGCTCAAGGACCAACCGCTCGAGACGCTGCTGCTCGACGAGAAGGCGGGATTCTTCTTCGTCGTCGCGACGCACACCGAGGAGGCCGGCGGGCTGTTCCGGGGTGTGTTCCCGGAGGCCAAGAAGGCGCGGCAGGGAGTCCTCCTGTCCGCCGCGAACGCGATGAACGGCACGCAGACCTTCGGCGCACCGCTGCCCCGACAGCTGCAGGGCAAGGCCCCGGCCGGCCGCGCGGCGCTGTTCTGGGACTCGTCGTACGTCGAGGTGCAGGTGCCGCTGCCGTGA
- a CDS encoding Ig-like domain-containing protein — protein sequence MRDLRRSARGLLAAAALVVIVSAILRPGLAEPAAASTSSATIQLPYLGSDSVGVPKGATVTACPRGASPDLVSLTCDDGQITFTATDFARGVGTQRVTVAFTSAGRSSTKTYRVSLEAPELTLPATIRYRYPLPQGTPTTVPYNTFRYVCASCTTASPQFRAGSVSPRAAGTVRFSGTGVVFSPAPDFSGRASLRLRLRDRYGDQTATSTVRVNVVPGRSHAPTTRPVAAASATRTVTGDATARDIGEKRYPAILSSCGTPLHGRVVCHRDGSFVYTADAGFTGYDEFGTHVYVTKTGDQAVGAVVVRTGLAEPSLAAGAESPLQAAVTAPASASKTPILSPIRPKADS from the coding sequence GTGCGCGATCTCCGCCGCTCGGCGCGAGGCCTTCTGGCCGCTGCCGCTCTGGTCGTGATCGTGTCGGCGATCCTGCGCCCCGGTCTGGCGGAGCCCGCGGCGGCGTCCACGTCGTCGGCGACGATTCAGCTGCCCTACCTCGGGTCGGACAGCGTCGGCGTGCCGAAGGGCGCGACCGTCACCGCCTGCCCGCGCGGCGCGTCGCCGGACCTCGTGTCGCTGACCTGCGACGACGGGCAGATCACCTTCACGGCGACCGACTTCGCTCGCGGCGTCGGCACGCAGCGCGTGACGGTGGCGTTCACGTCGGCCGGCCGGTCGTCGACGAAGACGTACCGCGTCTCGCTCGAGGCGCCGGAGCTCACGCTGCCCGCCACGATCCGCTACCGCTACCCCCTGCCGCAGGGCACGCCGACCACCGTGCCGTACAACACCTTCCGGTACGTCTGCGCCTCGTGCACGACGGCGTCGCCGCAGTTCCGCGCCGGCTCGGTCTCGCCGCGCGCGGCGGGCACGGTGCGCTTCTCCGGCACCGGCGTGGTGTTCTCCCCCGCGCCCGACTTCTCGGGTCGCGCGTCGCTGCGACTCCGCCTGCGCGATCGCTACGGCGACCAGACCGCGACGAGCACCGTGCGCGTCAACGTGGTTCCTGGCCGGAGCCACGCGCCCACGACCCGACCTGTCGCCGCGGCCTCCGCCACCCGCACCGTGACGGGCGATGCAACGGCTCGCGACATCGGCGAGAAGCGGTATCCGGCGATCCTGTCGTCGTGCGGCACCCCGCTCCACGGCCGGGTCGTCTGTCACCGCGACGGGTCGTTCGTCTACACAGCCGATGCGGGCTTCACCGGCTATGACGAGTTCGGCACGCACGTGTACGTGACGAAGACCGGCGACCAGGCGGTCGGCGCCGTCGTCGTGCGGACCGGCCTGGCCGAGCCGTCGCTCGCGGCCGGCGCCGAGAGCCCCCTGCAGGCCGCGGTGACCGCTCCCGCCTCCGCCTCGAAGACCCCGATCCTGTCGCCGATCCGACCGAAGGCCGACTCGTGA
- a CDS encoding ATP-binding protein, producing MSLTPQTPPVAPRRRAASPVTGTLIASILRRCMGAFCVVYGASSVPAVLSQHTLPNAWKSLLLMLFFGSFGAMAVLGLLNRRFTIVAQFVTVAFVVALVCWPWAAVHPGSVQPTHPWLWDLYSLAMASSVFAFSSWIAAVYVTVVPLLYIVVRMTPSGGGASLGLALLDSMYAFLLGVAIFTLATLLWRAAKAVDEAQAGAIERYGEAVREHAMEVERVSVDAIIHDGVLTTLLSAAKAVNRDAEILASEMAKLSMQRLADATEAPPVDDRPVSLVALQKRLVEELCRLDPDAAITPEHRIPAMLLPADVAETLFSAAAQALVNSCQHAGDGASRSVRIRVIEGVTEIVVVDDGQGFDTSRPSERLGVRVSILERVTNIGGQASVRSRIGLGTSVTLRWTSETHVLSGLRA from the coding sequence GTGTCCCTCACCCCGCAGACGCCCCCTGTCGCGCCGCGCCGTCGCGCCGCGTCACCGGTGACGGGGACCCTCATCGCGTCGATCCTCCGGCGCTGCATGGGCGCGTTCTGCGTGGTCTACGGGGCGTCGTCCGTGCCGGCGGTCCTCTCGCAGCACACGCTGCCGAACGCGTGGAAGTCGCTCCTGCTGATGCTCTTCTTCGGCTCGTTCGGGGCCATGGCCGTCCTGGGACTCCTGAACCGCCGCTTCACGATCGTCGCGCAGTTCGTCACCGTGGCGTTCGTCGTCGCGCTCGTCTGCTGGCCCTGGGCCGCCGTCCACCCCGGCTCCGTGCAGCCCACTCATCCGTGGCTGTGGGACCTCTACAGCCTCGCGATGGCGTCCAGCGTCTTCGCGTTCTCGAGTTGGATCGCGGCCGTCTACGTGACGGTCGTCCCTCTCCTCTACATCGTCGTCCGGATGACGCCGTCAGGCGGCGGGGCGTCACTCGGCCTCGCCCTCCTCGACTCGATGTACGCCTTCCTCCTCGGCGTCGCGATCTTCACCCTGGCGACGCTGCTCTGGCGAGCGGCGAAAGCCGTCGACGAGGCGCAGGCCGGTGCGATCGAGCGATACGGCGAGGCCGTGCGGGAGCACGCCATGGAGGTCGAGCGCGTCTCGGTCGACGCGATCATCCACGACGGCGTGCTCACGACGCTGCTCTCCGCGGCGAAGGCCGTGAACCGCGACGCCGAGATCCTCGCCTCCGAGATGGCTAAGCTCAGCATGCAGAGGCTCGCGGACGCCACGGAGGCTCCCCCGGTCGACGACCGGCCGGTGTCCCTCGTCGCCCTGCAGAAGCGGCTCGTGGAGGAGCTGTGCCGTCTCGACCCGGACGCGGCGATCACGCCGGAGCACCGGATCCCCGCCATGCTCCTGCCCGCGGACGTCGCCGAGACGCTCTTCTCGGCGGCGGCGCAGGCGCTCGTGAACAGCTGTCAGCACGCCGGCGACGGTGCCTCCCGGTCGGTGAGGATCCGCGTGATCGAGGGCGTGACCGAGATCGTCGTGGTCGACGACGGTCAGGGCTTCGACACGTCCCGCCCGAGCGAGCGGCTGGGTGTGCGGGTGTCGATCCTCGAGCGCGTGACGAACATCGGCGGTCAAGCCAGCGTCCGGTCACGCATCGGCCTGGGCACGTCGGTCACCCTGCGGTGGACGAGCGAGACGCACGTGCTGTCGGGCCTTCGCGCCTGA
- a CDS encoding MarR family transcriptional regulator: MSTDSAAATGVLDVGADSAAARLALVVGRLNRLLRPSRSQLSPGLMMALSTIARQGPLRPSQLGRVEGVSAPSATRIIDELVRRDLAEKAPDPDDGRSFFVRATTAGEQAVLDARRERAEYAGALLDGLTDEESRLLLAALPALEHAAEGDLV; the protein is encoded by the coding sequence ATGAGCACCGACAGCGCTGCGGCGACCGGCGTCCTCGACGTCGGCGCCGACAGCGCGGCGGCTCGGCTCGCCCTCGTCGTCGGCCGGCTCAACCGCCTGCTGCGACCGTCGAGGTCGCAGCTGAGCCCCGGACTGATGATGGCCCTGTCGACGATCGCGCGGCAGGGCCCGCTGCGGCCGTCGCAGCTCGGGCGCGTCGAAGGGGTCTCGGCTCCGTCGGCCACCAGGATCATCGACGAGCTGGTCCGGCGCGACCTCGCCGAGAAGGCTCCCGACCCCGACGACGGCCGGTCGTTCTTCGTCCGCGCGACGACCGCGGGCGAGCAGGCCGTGCTCGACGCGCGGCGGGAGCGAGCCGAGTATGCCGGGGCCCTGCTGGACGGTCTCACGGACGAGGAGAGCCGGCTCCTGCTGGCCGCCCTGCCCGCCCTCGAGCACGCCGCCGAGGGCGACCTGGTCTAG